A stretch of Mastomys coucha isolate ucsf_1 unplaced genomic scaffold, UCSF_Mcou_1 pScaffold1, whole genome shotgun sequence DNA encodes these proteins:
- the Rnf2 gene encoding E3 ubiquitin-protein ligase RING2, which yields MSQAVQTNGTQPLSKTWELSLYELQRTPQEAITDGLEIVVSPRSLHSELMCPICLDMLKNTMTTKECLHRFCADCIITALRSGNKECPTCRKKLVSKRSLRPDPNFDALISKIYPSRDEYEAHQERVLARINKHNNQQALSHSIEEGLKIQAMNRLQRGKKQQIENGSGAEDNGDSSHCSNASTHSNQEAGPSNKRTKTSDDSGLELDNNNAAVAIDPVMDGASEIELVFRPHPTLMEKDDSAQTRYIKTSGNATVDHLSKYLAVRLALEELRSKGESNQMNLDTASEKQYTIYIATASGQFTVLNGSFSLELVSEKYWKVNKPM from the exons GAGGCAATAACAGATGGCTTGGAAATTGTGGTTTCACCCAgaagtctacacagtgaattaaTGTGCCCAATTTGTTTGGATATGTTGAAGAACACCATGACTACAAAGGAGTGTTTACATCGGTTTTGTGCAGATTGTATTATCACAGCCCTTAGAAGTGG cAACAAAGAATGTCCTACCTGTCGGAAAAAGCTGGTTTCTAAAAGATCACTAAGGCCAGACCCAAACTTTGATGCACTCATCAGCAAGATTTACCCAAGTCGTGATGAGTATGAAGCTCATCAAGAGAGGGTATTAGCAAGGATCAACAAGCACAACAATCAGCAGGCTCTCAGCCACAGCATTGAGGAGGGGCTGAAGATACAGGCCATGAACAG ATTACAGCGAGGCAAAAAGCAGCAGATTGAAAATGGCAGTGGAGCAGAAGACAATGGTGACAGTTCCCATTGTAGCAATGCATCCACACACAGCAATCAGGAAGCTGGCCCTAGTAACAAACGGACCAAAACTTCTGATGACTCTGGGCTTGAACTTGATAACAACAATGCAGCAGTGGCAATAGATCCAGTGATGGATGGTGCTAGTGAGATTGAGTTAGTGTTCAGGCCCCATCCAACTCTAATGGAAAAGGATGACAGTGCACAGACAAG ATACATAAAGACTTCAGGCAATGCCACTGTTGATCACTTATCCAAGTATCTGGCTGTGAGGTTAGCTTTAGAAGAGCTTCGAAGCAAAGGAGAATCAAACCAGATGAACCTGGATACAGCCAGTGAGAAACAGTACACCATCTACATAGCCACAGCCAGTGGCCAGTTCACT gttttaaaTGGCTCATTCTCTTTGGAATTGGTCAGTGAGAAATACTGGAAAGTGAACAAACCCATG